The genomic region CAACCTGTGCCTCCGGAGAGCCGGTGTCGGTCTCGTGCAGGCCGTACGTCTTGAGGATCTCTGCCTTCTTCTCAGTGGACAGTGCCATGAGTGTGCTCCTTGGGTATTTCAGTTCGCGCTCTACGGAAAGTCTTTGCAGCTGCACCGTGACTGCCGCGAACCACAGTCGGATGGTGCAAGACCTCGCAAGAGGTTACACGACCTCCGTCTGGCGGGCCAAACCGGTCAAACGGCGCATGAACTCCTCCAAGAACCGCTCGACGTCCACTCCCACCGCGACGCGGGCGGACTTCACCGGATCATTCAGGCACGTCTCGTCGGCGATGGTGCGGCCTCTCGACGGCCCTTCGGTATCCACCTTCAGGTTAATTGCCAGCGTCTCCACCAGGCTCGGGTCTGCCGCCACGGCTACTGCCAGCGGGTCGTGCAGGCCGCAGCCTCCCAGGTGCGGCGACGTGGTCTCGTACGCCTTGATGTAGTAGTTGGTCGCCTCGGCCAAAAAGTCCCCGCCGGCGGTTTCGAGGTCTTTCCAGCGCTTCGTTTCAACGGTGGTCAGAAGCGTTTGCAAGGTGACGTCCAAGCCGACCATGGTGACGTCCTCGCACTGGCGGAACACCAAGTCTGCCGCCTCCGGGTCCTGGTTGATGTTCGCCTCGGCGCACGCCGTGACGTTGCCGGGGACGGTCAACGCGCCGCCCATGCACACGATGTGGGCACGGGATGCGAAGTTCTCGTCGGCCTGAACAGCCGCAGCAACCGTGGTCAGCGGCCCGACAGGCACGATGACCAGGTCTTGCCCGTACCGGTGGACCGACTGCACCAGAAAACCTACGGCGGAGCCGGGCTCGACGGCACGTGCGGCGTCGTAAAGCTCAGCCTCGCCGATGCCGTTGACGCCGTGGATGAACTGCGAGATCTCCATGACCTCGAAGCCGTCGCGCTGCGGGCCGGCGTACACGGGCACGTCGGTGCGGCCGAAAAGCTCGAGGATGGCCAGGGTGTTACGCACCGCCTGCGGCACCTCCACGTTGCCGTAGGTGCAGGTGACACCGATGAGATCGAGCTCCGGCGAAGCGAGTGCGTACGCGATCGCGAGCGCGTCGTCGATACCGGTGTCCACGTCCAGAATGAGTTTGCGGGCCATTTACGCCACTCCTAAAATCTCACGGGTTTTTTCCACGTCACGGGCCATGTTATCCAGCAGCTCGTCCACCGAGTTGAACTTGAGCATGTCGCGGACTTTCTCCACGAACTCCACGCGCGCCATGCGCCCGTACAGATCTGCGTCGCGGTCCAGCACGAATGACTCCACGCTGCGCCGCGCGTCCCCGAACGTCGGGTTCGTACCGACGGAGATCGCCGCCGGGTAGCGCACGCCCGGTTCCATGTCGCCGTCGATCGCGCCGTCGTCGATGATGGTCAGCCACCCGGCGTAGACACCGTCCGCCGGCACGGCGGCGGTCTCGGACGCGTACTGGTTCGCCGTCGGGTAGCCCAGCTCCCTGCCGCCGCGGCCAGCCCCACGCTCAACCGGAGCAACCACGGAAAACGGCCGACCCATGTAATCCGTGGCCAGGGCGACATCGCCGCCTGAGAGGTGATCCCGAATCGCGGTGGAGCAGATGCGCACGTCGCCGTCGCCGAGCAGCTGCACGATGGTCACGTCCACGCCCGCCTGCTCCCCCAGCTGGGCCATCGTCGTCGCGGTGCCGGCGGCGTCGCGGCCGAAGGTGAAGTTCTCCCCCACCAGGACGTGCTGTGCGCCCAGGGTGCCCACAAGCACGTCGTCCATGTAGGCCTTCGGGCTCAGTCCGGCGAGTTCCTCGCGGAAGTCGATGACGAGAAGCGCGTCCACCCCCAGCTCGGCGATGTGGCGGGCGCGCTCCTCGAGCGGCAGCAGCTCCTGCGGTGCGTGCTCGGGCGCGAAAATCGTCACCGGGTGCGGGTCAAAAGTCATCACCACGCACGGCGTGCCAAGCTCGCGGGCAGCGTCCACCGCCTGGGAAATGAGCAACTGGTGTCCGCGGTGCACTCCGTCGAACACACCGATAGTGACTACCGTTCCGGTCTCCGCAAAGGAAGCCGGCACACTCGCAAGCCCGCGCAGAATATCCACGGGGCAATACAGTACGGCATACTCGGCAAGCATGAACGATGCCCTCGCAACCTCTGGAATCGTCGTCGTGGACAAGCCCGCTGGGATGACCAGCCACGACGTTGTCGCACGCCTGCGCCGCATCTTCGGCACCCGCAAGGTCGGCCACGCCGGCACGCTGGACCCGATGGCCACCGGGGTGTTGGTGGCGGGCATCGAGCGCGGCACGAAGCTTTTGGCCCACCTCGTGGCCGAGGACAAGGTGTACGAAACCACGATCCGCCTCGGGGCTTCAACGACGACGGACGACGCCGAAGGTGAAC from Corynebacterium fournieri harbors:
- a CDS encoding nucleoside hydrolase, with the protein product MARKLILDVDTGIDDALAIAYALASPELDLIGVTCTYGNVEVPQAVRNTLAILELFGRTDVPVYAGPQRDGFEVMEISQFIHGVNGIGEAELYDAARAVEPGSAVGFLVQSVHRYGQDLVIVPVGPLTTVAAAVQADENFASRAHIVCMGGALTVPGNVTACAEANINQDPEAADLVFRQCEDVTMVGLDVTLQTLLTTVETKRWKDLETAGGDFLAEATNYYIKAYETTSPHLGGCGLHDPLAVAVAADPSLVETLAINLKVDTEGPSRGRTIADETCLNDPVKSARVAVGVDVERFLEEFMRRLTGLARQTEVV
- a CDS encoding bifunctional riboflavin kinase/FAD synthetase — protein: MDILRGLASVPASFAETGTVVTIGVFDGVHRGHQLLISQAVDAARELGTPCVVMTFDPHPVTIFAPEHAPQELLPLEERARHIAELGVDALLVIDFREELAGLSPKAYMDDVLVGTLGAQHVLVGENFTFGRDAAGTATTMAQLGEQAGVDVTIVQLLGDGDVRICSTAIRDHLSGGDVALATDYMGRPFSVVAPVERGAGRGGRELGYPTANQYASETAAVPADGVYAGWLTIIDDGAIDGDMEPGVRYPAAISVGTNPTFGDARRSVESFVLDRDADLYGRMARVEFVEKVRDMLKFNSVDELLDNMARDVEKTREILGVA